The genome window AAACATTAATGTCCGATTAAACTTTTTTAAAAGCGGGATTACCATATAGGTTTTCCCGCTTTATAGTACTTTGGTTTTGCAACAAAACAATGGCTATGAATAAAAGTACTCACTTTAGCGGACACCTCATAATCAAGCAGTTCTTAAATCTGATTCCCAGACACATTATTAGTCGGACAGCCGATTGATTTGATAGTGAGCGCTACTATAAAACGTGTAAGACCCACGAGCACCTGGTCTCCATGCTTTATGCTGCTCTAAGTGGTGTTAGTTCACTTCGAGAGCTATCTACCGTGATGCTGGCCTGCGAGGGAAAGCTCAGCCACCTTGGACTGGAGAGCTTCCCCAGGCGAAGTACCCTTTCCGATGCCAATGCAAATCGAACCAGTGAGGTGTTTGCCTCCATCTATTATTCCCTTTTGGATAAATACGGCAGGTTTTTATCGGACAGCAATTCCCTGCGTCTTCCCGTAAAGCATCTAAAGATTGTTGATTCAAGCACCATCAGCCTATTCAGTGATATTTTAAAGGGTGTTGGGCGCAACCCGATCAACGGTAGGAAGAAGGGCGGCATCAAGATGCATACAATGATAAATGCCCTAGAGGACGTTCCTTGTCTGGTTCGCTTCAGTAGCGCGGCAACGCACGACCACACCTTTCTCAGGGAGCTCGACCTGAAGAAGGGCTCGTTTGTAGTCTTTGATAAGGCCTATACCGATTACAGACAGTTTTTTGAGTGGACACAGCAGGATATCTACTTTGTTACCCGCCAAAAAGAAAATGCTTCCTACAAAAACCTGGAAGAGTTCGATCCACAACATAATACACCGAACAATATACTTAGGGATGAGATCATTACCGTGGAGAAGAATGGTCAGATAATAGAGCTCAGGCGCGTAGCATACTGGGATGACGGCAAAAAAAATCTATAGTTTTATATCCAACAACTTCCTATTGAGCCCAGATAAAATATGTGATATCTATAAGCACAGATGGCAGATAGAGACCATGTTCAAGCGCCTCAAACAGAACTTCCCCCTAAAGTATTTTCTTGGGGACAACCAGAATGCCATTGAGATACAGATATGGTGCGGACTCATTATCCAACTACTCATGCTTGTGAAGCAAAAGAGAACCAAAAGAAGATGGGCATACTCAAATATGGTTTCCATGATCAGGCTACACCTGATGAGCTACATAAATATGTTCAGCTTCATGGAAAACCCTACTCAAAAGTGGGATTATCTGACCACCAAACCACCCGATATACAGCTAACAATGTTCTGATGGACACCATGCTACTGGAGAAACGCAAACCTACCCCACTCATACACGGCATGAAAAGGACGAAAGCAAAGAACCGTATTTTAGTCGGACACTAATGTTTTTTTTTTACTCATAGGTGAAATATAACAAATCCAATTCTATATAGCAAAGGATTAGAAGGTACTCTTACATCTTTAAAGCCAGCAGGATATCAAATGCAGTACTTCGATAATTTTAAGAAGCTATTAGACAAGGTTTTTGTTTTGGCATGTTTTGTTTTATGGAGATCTCTAAATAAAAGCAGGAAAGATGAGCGTTTTGAGAAATGATTTAGACCATGTCAGCACAACTAGTTGGCATGTCAAATCTAAATAGTTCGCTTCATTTATTAATGATTCAATTCTACAAAATCTATATGGGTATCTATGCGCTTTAGACACTTTGATAAACTCCGCATAACGCACTGAAAACTTTTTTGCGAAAGCGAAACCACAATCATAAAAACAAAAAAGCCCTAAAAGCTTTAAACTTTTAGGACTTTGGTTATTTAAAATACTTGGCTGAGCACTGAACTAAATTCAGCACAGGCTTCGTCTAAACCTTTTTACGGAGCACAATATCTGTTCATAGGTAATCGTTTTCGACTATCGCTCCAACTGGCATCGCTACTTACTCAAGTACATTCTTCTTCTCGCATACAGGTCATAAAAGGCATCATCCTTTAAACTATCTATAAACAAGATGCTTTCTCCAGTAGATTTCATTTCTGGTCCTAAACGTTTGTCTACGTTAGGAAACTTATTGAAAGAGAATACAGGTTGCTTGATCGCATAACCTTCTAGGTGTGGCTTGAAGTCAAAATCTGTCACCTTGTTGTGCCCTAACAT of Nonlabens sp. Ci31 contains these proteins:
- a CDS encoding transposase, which gives rise to MLYAALSGVSSLRELSTVMLACEGKLSHLGLESFPRRSTLSDANANRTSEVFASIYYSLLDKYGRFLSDSNSLRLPVKHLKIVDSSTISLFSDILKGVGRNPINGRKKGGIKMHTMINALEDVPCLVRFSSAATHDHTFLRELDLKKGSFVVFDKAYTDYRQFFEWTQQDIYFVTRQKENASYKNLEEFDPQHNTPNNILRDEIITVEKNGQIIELRRVAYWDDGKKNL
- a CDS encoding transposase, with product MTAKKIYSFISNNFLLSPDKICDIYKHRWQIETMFKRLKQNFPLKYFLGDNQNAIEIQIWCGLIIQLLMLVKQKRTKRRWAYSNMVSMIRLHLMSYINMFSFMENPTQKWDYLTTKPPDIQLTMF